A section of the Triticum dicoccoides isolate Atlit2015 ecotype Zavitan chromosome 7A, WEW_v2.0, whole genome shotgun sequence genome encodes:
- the LOC119328658 gene encoding uncharacterized protein OsI_027940-like, translating to MSRHPEVRWAQRIDKVYITVQLPDAKDAKVNLEPDGVFSFFATAGTDGNSYESKLDLNDKVNVEASKVSVGVRSIFCILEKADAKWWNKLVRDDQKAPHFVKVDWDKWVDEDDDGADVNVDGMDFSNMGGMGGMPGMEGLGGMGGMGGMPGMEGLGGMGGLAGMMGGMGGMGGMGMPPGMEGLGGMGMDDFEDESDDEGEVSKPQDAGKSDAAEISEVEGKAGTAAQSN from the exons ATGAG TCGGCACCCTGAAGTCAGGTGGGCTCAGAGGATTGACAAGGTGTATATCACAGTACAATTGCCTGACGCAAAGGATGCCAAGGTCAACCTGGAACCTGATGGTGTATTCTCTTTCTTTGCCACTGCTGGAACTGATGGGAACTCCTATGAATCGAAACTGGATTTGAATGACAAAGTGAATGTTGAG GCAAGCAAAGTAAGTGTTGGTGTCAGGTCCATATTCTGTATTTTGGAAAAAGCCGACGCCAAATGGTGGAATAAGCTTGTTCGAGATGATCAGAAGGCACCACACTTCGTGAAAGTTGATTGGGACAAAtgggtcgatgaagatgatgatg GTGCTGATGTTAATGTTGATGGGATGGACTTTTCG AATATGGGTGGCATGGGCGGTATGCCTGGCATGGAAGGTTTGGGCGGCATGGGTGGCATGGGTGGTATGCCCGGCATGGAAGGTTTGGGTGGTATGGGTGGTTTGGCTGGTATGATGGGTGGTATGGGCGGTATGGGTGGTATGGGCATGCCGCCTGGTATGGAAGGTTTGGGTGGTATGGGGATGGATGATTTTGAGGATGAGAGTGACGACGAAG GAGAAGTGTCGAAACCTCAAGACGCAGGGAAGTCTGATGCTGCGGAAATCTCTGAGGTGGAAGGCAAAGCTGGCACAGCAGCTCAGAGCAACTGA